A genomic stretch from Lathyrus oleraceus cultivar Zhongwan6 chromosome 2, CAAS_Psat_ZW6_1.0, whole genome shotgun sequence includes:
- the LOC127121957 gene encoding uncharacterized protein LOC127121957, translated as MGFKLLTSTPYYAQANGQVEAANKVITGLIKKHVGKKPRNWHKTLDHILWACRTSPIEATKSTPFRLTFGHDVVLPVEIHLQLIRIQSHHELPIQSYWSMMLDELVDLDEERLNALELLKRQKKRIEISYNKRVKVKSFSPEDLVWKVILPMDQKDIALGKWSPKWEGPFHILEVFFNGSYEIKELNEDRRILRVNGKYLKKYKLVLQEIKIRDE; from the coding sequence ATGGGTTTCAAACTATTAACTTCGACGCCTTATTATGCTCAGGCTAATGGGCAAGTTGAAGCTGCCAATAAAGTGATCACTGGTTTGATTAAAAAGCATGTGGGAAAGAAGCCTAGAAATTGGCACAAAACTCTAGATCATATTTTGTGGGCATGTCGTACCTCTCCCATAGAAGCCACCAAGTCGACCCCTTTTCGGCTAACTTTTGGCCATGATGTTGTTCTACCAGTAGAGATTCACTTACAATTGATAAGGATTCAAAGTCACCATGAACTTCCAATACAGTCATATTGGAGCATGATGTTGGATGAATTGGTTGACTTAGATGAAGAAAGGTTAAATGCCTTGGAGTTATTAAAACGGCAGAAGAAGAGAATAGAAATCTCTTATAACAAGAGGGTGAAAGTCAAAAGTTTTTCCCCTGAAGACTTGGTCTGGAAAGTGATCCTTCCAATGGATCAAAAGGATATAGCCTTAGGAAAGTGGTCCCCAAAGTGGGAAGGCCCTTTTCATATTTTAGAGGTATTTTTTAATGGTTCCTATGAAATCAAAGAGCTTAATGAAGATAGGAGGATTCTAAGAGTGaatgggaaatatttgaaaaaatataaactAGTACTCCAAGAGATAAAAATAAGAGACGAATAG